One Burkholderia thailandensis E264 genomic window carries:
- a CDS encoding PAAR domain-containing protein gives MTIPAARVGDAIGHGGVLVTGSGDVFMNGIPAGFVAGSVAVCALHASAQAVVAASGTVFINRLPAAFVGGVTSCGAPIVSGSPDVMIGS, from the coding sequence ATGACAATCCCGGCAGCAAGAGTGGGAGATGCGATCGGACATGGCGGCGTTCTCGTCACCGGCTCAGGTGACGTCTTCATGAACGGCATTCCTGCGGGATTCGTCGCCGGCAGCGTCGCGGTGTGCGCGCTGCACGCGTCCGCGCAGGCGGTTGTCGCCGCATCGGGAACGGTATTCATCAATCGCCTGCCGGCAGCGTTTGTCGGCGGCGTGACGTCGTGTGGTGCGCCAATCGTTTCCGGCTCGCCCGACGTAATGATCGGCTCATAA